A stretch of the Bacillus sp. B-jedd genome encodes the following:
- a CDS encoding fumarylacetoacetate hydrolase family protein, translating to MKLATINYKDEMISAYVDTSMQSVLPLKKAAAAAPVSVADFPVTVLDIINAGPDVLNRIGELARWAETDKTGLDLWIPLDEAELVAPIPRPQKNIFCVGKNYADHAIEMGGPEDIPEHIMVFTKPPTAVIGPDAEIPAHTELTDQLDYEGELAIVIGKKGAKIKKEDALEYVFGYTILNDITARDLQKRHRQFFLGKSLDGTCPMGPWIVTADEVGNAGNLNVSTRVNNETRQDSNTRHFIFSIEQMIEDISRGLTLEPGDIIATGTPAGVGKGFKPPKFLRPGDVIEIEIEKIGSLKNTIAK from the coding sequence ATGAAACTTGCGACCATCAATTACAAAGATGAAATGATTTCAGCTTATGTCGACACCTCCATGCAGTCCGTTTTGCCCTTAAAGAAAGCTGCTGCCGCTGCTCCCGTATCAGTGGCCGATTTTCCTGTTACCGTACTGGATATTATCAACGCCGGTCCTGACGTCCTGAATCGAATTGGGGAACTTGCCCGCTGGGCGGAAACAGATAAAACAGGCTTGGATTTATGGATTCCACTGGACGAAGCCGAGCTGGTCGCGCCCATTCCAAGGCCTCAAAAAAACATCTTCTGCGTAGGAAAAAATTATGCCGACCATGCAATCGAAATGGGAGGGCCGGAAGATATTCCCGAACACATCATGGTCTTTACCAAGCCGCCAACTGCAGTCATTGGTCCTGATGCGGAAATACCAGCTCATACGGAACTGACTGATCAGCTGGACTATGAAGGGGAACTGGCCATCGTGATCGGAAAAAAAGGAGCCAAGATTAAAAAAGAAGACGCCCTTGAGTATGTATTCGGTTATACAATCTTGAATGATATTACAGCTCGGGACCTCCAGAAGCGGCATAGGCAGTTTTTTCTTGGCAAAAGCCTGGACGGCACCTGTCCGATGGGACCGTGGATTGTGACGGCGGATGAAGTCGGAAATGCGGGAAATCTTAACGTAAGCACGCGGGTGAACAATGAAACAAGGCAGGATTCCAATACGAGGCACTTTATTTTTTCGATAGAGCAAATGATCGAAGATATCTCAAGGGGGTTGACGCTTGAACCAGGTGATATTATTGCCACAGGGACCCCAGCGGGAGTCGGAAAAGGCTTTAAACCACCAAAGTTTCTAAGGCCGGGAGATGTAATCGAAATAGAAATTGAGAAAATTGGTTCCCTTAAAAATACTATTGCGAAATAG
- a CDS encoding alpha-glycosidase: MQLEAIYHRPLDQFAYMSNDHELHIRLRVKKGDASSVFLLHGDPYEIEKGKWSHAQTEMKKSGTDPLFDYWFISVSPSFRRIRYGFNISNESENIIYGEKGFASEAPFDIGFYFCIPYMHPSSLFKAPEWVKDTVWYQIFPDRFANGNKGNDPDGVLEWGSAEPELDNYFGGDLQGIIDHLDYIKELGFTGIYLTPIFRAPSNHKYDTVDYFEIDPAFGTKETLKELVNACHRHGIRVMLDAVFNHAGFYFPPFQDVLEKGEKSRYKDWFHIREFPAVTEPMANYDTFGFYPHMPKFNTENPEVADYLLKVGRYWLEEFDIDGWRLDVANEVSPSFWRRFHSELKAIKPDLYILGEIWHDSMPWLRGDQFDAVMNYLFTSNVLELFAKETITPKQFSEEMTKVHHMYPEPVTRVAFNLVGSHDTPRILTECGGSLDKLKQIFTLLLTYTGTPCIYYGDEIGMDGEMDPGSRKCMDWDLAEQEPELARFTKTLISLRRTYPVLANEGDLSFISDEENGTCLAYKRSDSNTTILIILNTSDKTAKYTLPAWMRKKEAIDLFRDKEDKRVTDSILTLEGYGISVLQIK, from the coding sequence GTGCAATTAGAAGCCATATACCATCGTCCGCTCGATCAATTTGCCTACATGTCCAATGATCATGAACTCCATATCCGGCTGAGGGTTAAAAAGGGGGATGCATCCTCTGTTTTCCTGCTACATGGTGACCCTTATGAAATAGAGAAAGGCAAGTGGAGCCACGCGCAAACTGAAATGAAGAAATCAGGCACTGACCCCCTTTTTGATTACTGGTTTATTTCAGTTTCACCTTCATTCCGGAGAATCCGTTATGGCTTTAACATCAGTAACGAAAGTGAAAATATCATTTATGGGGAAAAGGGGTTTGCCAGTGAAGCCCCTTTTGACATCGGTTTTTATTTCTGTATCCCTTACATGCATCCATCCAGCCTTTTCAAGGCGCCCGAATGGGTAAAAGACACCGTTTGGTATCAAATTTTCCCAGATCGATTCGCGAATGGGAATAAAGGAAATGATCCCGATGGAGTTCTGGAATGGGGAAGTGCCGAGCCGGAACTTGATAATTATTTCGGTGGAGATCTCCAGGGAATCATCGACCATCTTGATTATATTAAGGAATTGGGTTTCACGGGAATCTATTTAACTCCTATTTTCAGGGCCCCCTCTAACCATAAATACGATACGGTAGATTATTTTGAAATAGATCCGGCGTTTGGGACCAAGGAAACGTTAAAAGAGCTGGTAAATGCCTGCCACCGTCATGGAATCCGCGTTATGCTAGATGCGGTTTTCAATCATGCAGGTTTTTACTTCCCACCATTTCAGGATGTCCTTGAAAAAGGAGAAAAATCGAGGTATAAGGACTGGTTCCATATTAGGGAATTCCCAGCCGTGACAGAGCCGATGGCCAATTATGACACATTCGGGTTTTATCCACATATGCCAAAATTCAATACCGAGAATCCTGAGGTAGCCGATTATTTGCTTAAGGTTGGACGCTACTGGCTGGAGGAATTCGATATCGATGGCTGGAGGCTGGACGTTGCAAATGAGGTCAGTCCCTCCTTTTGGCGGAGATTCCATTCTGAACTCAAGGCGATAAAGCCGGATTTATATATTCTCGGCGAAATCTGGCATGACTCCATGCCATGGCTGCGCGGCGACCAGTTCGATGCCGTCATGAACTACCTGTTCACTTCGAATGTACTGGAGCTTTTTGCAAAAGAAACCATTACTCCAAAGCAATTTTCCGAAGAAATGACGAAAGTGCATCACATGTACCCAGAACCTGTAACCCGTGTCGCATTCAACCTTGTTGGCAGCCATGACACGCCTAGAATCCTGACTGAGTGCGGAGGCAGCCTTGACAAACTGAAACAAATCTTTACCTTATTGCTCACCTATACGGGAACTCCATGCATTTATTATGGAGATGAAATCGGAATGGATGGAGAAATGGACCCTGGCTCAAGAAAATGCATGGACTGGGATCTGGCCGAGCAGGAACCTGAATTGGCACGCTTTACAAAAACGCTGATTTCATTAAGACGGACATACCCGGTACTCGCAAATGAAGGGGATTTATCGTTCATTTCCGATGAGGAAAACGGAACTTGCCTCGCCTATAAAAGATCCGACAGCAACACTACCATTCTTATCATCCTAAACACTTCAGATAAAACGGCCAAGTATACTCTGCCAGCCTGGATGCGGAAGAAAGAGGCCATTGATTTATTCCGCGATAAAGAGGATAAAAGAGTGACAGATTCCATATTGACGCTTGAGGGATATGGAATCTCTGTGTTGCAAATTAAATAA
- a CDS encoding YisL family protein, with the protein MPHAHITSWLLAIILFFVVRSLYKGGNEKGAKITHMILRVFYLFILITGFTMLFQVNISLLYILKAAVGLWVIAIMEFLLMKTGKREPENVLWIQLAIAFVLALLLGFSLPLGIDWF; encoded by the coding sequence ATGCCACACGCCCATATTACTAGCTGGCTATTGGCCATAATTCTCTTTTTTGTTGTAAGGAGCCTTTATAAAGGCGGGAATGAAAAAGGGGCTAAAATCACCCATATGATTCTGCGGGTGTTTTATCTGTTTATATTAATTACAGGATTTACAATGTTATTCCAGGTTAATATCAGCCTGCTTTATATCCTGAAGGCTGCTGTCGGCCTCTGGGTAATCGCAATCATGGAATTCCTGCTCATGAAGACGGGGAAAAGGGAGCCGGAAAACGTCCTATGGATTCAGCTTGCAATCGCATTTGTGCTTGCGCTGCTTCTCGGCTTCAGCCTGCCACTGGGCATAGACTGGTTTTAA
- a CDS encoding DUF2777 domain-containing protein: MNRQQREKLYQIQERAYTEGSVENMNDQWVFFEEETEEASLMDEYLLQEVEIFRLNRWKRGTLIEPGKISSGEEIIVMRDSDRIRVRKHLIYSLERLLERLHGDAFIQFVTTLNSLRFSIYDCLYCYNHLNFLNGDYPKNGVNFMIFDNQEEICGVQHHFCYFEKESDRFEFTLNTGKRLVIEKLASP, translated from the coding sequence ATGAATCGACAGCAGCGTGAAAAACTGTATCAAATACAGGAAAGGGCCTATACTGAAGGCTCTGTTGAGAATATGAACGACCAGTGGGTCTTTTTTGAAGAGGAAACAGAAGAGGCCTCATTAATGGATGAGTATCTTTTACAGGAAGTAGAAATCTTCCGGCTGAACCGCTGGAAAAGAGGGACATTGATTGAGCCCGGCAAAATATCCAGCGGGGAAGAGATAATAGTGATGCGTGATTCTGACAGGATAAGAGTTCGAAAGCATCTGATCTACTCGCTCGAGCGTCTCCTTGAGAGGCTTCATGGCGATGCGTTTATTCAATTCGTCACCACTTTGAATTCCCTCCGCTTTTCAATTTACGATTGTCTTTATTGTTATAACCATCTGAATTTCCTGAATGGAGATTACCCGAAGAACGGAGTCAATTTTATGATTTTTGACAATCAGGAGGAAATCTGCGGCGTTCAGCACCATTTTTGCTATTTTGAAAAAGAGAGTGACCGATTCGAATTTACGCTCAATACAGGAAAAAGGCTTGTCATTGAAAAACTTGCATCGCCATAA
- a CDS encoding type II secretion system F family protein, giving the protein MLYLTFFLTITLLIYSLMTGKTNKKSAMEKRVAVYITGGQEKPAPGKEKEEQPSFYQRFFKPILNDFKKSFKKRMPGEKEAKLEIKLQRAGNPFGMGPVEFRLFQSAAAIIIPVIFAGYAALLRLGSSFIFFAVFAGLAFGAIMPNFYLKQKTKAREKMALKELPDTLDLLTVSLEAGLGFDAAVNKLVSKKEGVLADEFQRALEEMRLGKIRREALGGVRDRLEGVDAVKNFISSILQAEKLGIGMVQVLRAQSVEVREQRKQRAEEAAMKAPIKMLFPLVLFIFPSLFIVLLGPVVIQFMKGF; this is encoded by the coding sequence TTGCTGTATCTTACATTTTTCCTGACAATTACGCTGTTGATATATAGTTTAATGACCGGAAAGACGAATAAAAAATCGGCGATGGAAAAACGTGTTGCTGTCTATATTACCGGTGGGCAGGAAAAGCCGGCCCCAGGTAAAGAAAAGGAAGAACAGCCTTCTTTTTATCAGCGCTTTTTCAAACCTATCCTAAATGATTTCAAAAAAAGTTTCAAAAAAAGGATGCCGGGTGAGAAAGAGGCGAAGCTTGAGATAAAACTCCAGCGGGCCGGGAATCCTTTCGGCATGGGGCCGGTTGAATTCCGTCTGTTTCAATCAGCTGCGGCCATCATCATCCCAGTCATTTTCGCGGGATATGCCGCATTGCTGAGGCTTGGCTCATCGTTCATCTTCTTCGCTGTTTTTGCCGGCTTGGCATTCGGCGCAATTATGCCGAATTTTTATTTGAAACAAAAAACAAAGGCCCGCGAAAAAATGGCCCTGAAGGAATTGCCTGACACCCTCGACCTCCTGACCGTCAGCCTTGAGGCGGGGCTCGGGTTTGATGCGGCTGTGAACAAGCTTGTTTCCAAAAAGGAAGGTGTGCTTGCCGACGAGTTCCAACGGGCTTTGGAAGAAATGCGGTTAGGTAAAATCCGGAGGGAAGCTTTAGGCGGCGTAAGGGACAGGCTTGAAGGGGTGGATGCGGTAAAAAACTTCATCAGCAGCATCCTTCAGGCGGAAAAGCTTGGCATCGGTATGGTTCAGGTGCTCCGCGCCCAATCAGTGGAAGTGCGTGAACAGCGAAAACAGCGAGCTGAGGAAGCAGCGATGAAGGCACCAATTAAAATGCTGTTTCCGCTCGTCCTGTTTATTTTTCCAAGTCTCTTCATTGTCCTGCTCGGACCGGTCGTGATTCAATTCATGAAGGGATTTTAA